The nucleotide window TGGATATTCTATCGATGGGTATGTCTGGTGACTTCCAAGTTGCTATTGAAGAGGGCGCTACAATAATCCGTGTAGGAACAAGTGTATTTGGTCCACGGTATTTACCGGACGAGTATTACTGGAATGAAAACACACGCATCGATGATTGAGTGAGAGGTAGTGTTAAATATGAAGACAGCATCCCCTTCGTTACGTGGTCACGATCTGATATCACCGGTGATCGCCGCTTTAATATCCGTAATTGTTAATTACGGGGGTACATTTATTCTTGTGTTTCAAGCTGCAAAAGTGGCTGGTTTAAGCCCGGAAATGACCGCTTCCTGGATTTGGTCCATCTCGATTGGGGTAGGCGTAACGGGAATTTGGCTCAGTTATCGATATAAGGAACCGATTATTACAGCCTGGTCTACACCGGGTGTGGCGTTTCTCGTTTCAGCATTAGCGGTAACCCCTTATCCAGAAGCTATTGGCGCTTACATGATTTCAGCAGTCGGATTTATTATTTTAGGTTTGTCAGGCATGTTTGAACGTTTCGTTCGACTTATTCCCCCAGGCATCGCTTCCGGATTGTTAGCCGGTATTTTACTACAGTTTGGTATTTCGGCCTTTGGAGGGGCGAAGGTAGATCCTTTGCTTGTGATTGTACTGTTTGCAGGCTATATCGTGCTAAGAAGGTTTACTTCCCGTTACGCCATTGTTGGCATATTGGCAATCGGTTTGATTTATTTGATATGCATGGGGAAAACAGACTTCAGTACAATCCAATTGACTGTAGCATCGCCTGTATTTGTTGTTCCAGCATTTTCGTTAAATGCTTTACTTGGCGTTGCGCTACCGCTGTTCATTATTACCTTGACAGGGCAGTATATGCCCGGAATGCTTGTTCTGCGTAATGATGGATTCAAGACAAGTGCCAATCCTATTTTAGCTGTAACAGGTTTGGGTTCGCTTCTTGCAGCCCCATTCGGATCACATGCTTTTAATGTGGCAGCTATTACAGCAGCGATTTGTACAGGAAAGGATGCACATGAGGATTCAACCAAACGTTATATTGCAGGTATTGCTTGTGGTGTTTTTTATATTTTTGTCGGCATTTTTGGCGTAACTTTGGCTGCTCTGTTTTTGATTCTTCCTGCTACCTTTATTGCAACATTAGCGGGATTAGCCTTACTTGGAACGATCGGTGGCAGTCTTGCCAATGCATTAACGGACCCTAAGGGACGTGAAACTGCATTGATTACGTTTTTGGCGACAGCAGCGAATGTGACTTTGCTTGGTGTGGGTGGTGCATTTTGGGGACTGTTTGCAGGAATGATGGCACATCTACTGATGAATAGTAAATTTCCAAAAATACAATTTGGATCGAATAGATAACCGTAATATAGAGAGGAAGCCCAAGGTGATTATCTAACACACGGAAGTCTCGTTAATTTTTCATTGAAGGTGTTCTGAGTAACGCCAACGCATTGGCAGAAACTTTAATGAATGAAGGACTCACCCTTGTATCGGGAGGAACAGATAATCATAAGCGAATAAAATGCAATCCCTCACGATACGGCAAGTCCTTTGGTTACGAGCGGTATTCGTTTTGGAACTCCGGCTATGACGTCCAGAGGACTTGGAACCAGGGAAATGAAAGAAATTGCTCAGCTGATAGGGCTTGCTTTTAAAAATCCAAAGAACTCGGATGTGAAAAATCAAATATTAGGTAGTGTCCGTGAAATCACTTCGCAATTTCCTCTATATGAAGGACTTAAATAGCTCAACAGCAGACACAAATAGAGCCTGTAATTGTTCCTAATGGATAACAATTGCAGGCTCGTAATTTGCGTGTTTATATTGAAACTTACTTTTTTGAACGAAGAGATATACTAAATTGAGATATAGGAGACGCCCTAGTAGGCTATACCTACACGAGACTGTACATACTCATCAGACATTAATTGCTGATAAGCAAACTCCGCAGTATCGATTACAGATATAGAAGTTCCACCGTCAGGCAAATAGTCGCGCTCAACCCGGTACTTACCGAGAGATTCTCCATCAAATAAGTAGGTAGGACACACGATGGTCCATTCTAACTCTGAAGCTTTGAGAATGTTGTACATTTCCAGATGCTCTTCAGCTGCTCGCGTGGACTTACGTTTGGATTCAGGGGATTGAAAACGAAGCAAGCCAGGATCCGTTCGACTTTCCAATATTCCTGCGGTACCAATGGTAATGATTCTTTTGATACGCTCCTGAGCCATAACCTCAACAATATGTCCCATGGATTGCGTTAATGTAGTCGTTCCATCGGTACTTAAGGAACTAACAATGAGATCCACACCCTGTATAGCGTGATGAATATCCTCTTTGACTAAAGCGTTTCCTTGATGCAGAACGAAATTGTCATCGTTGATTTGTACCTTTTCCGGGCTTCTAACCAGTGCAGTTACATGATGATTGGAACGTAGGGCATTAGAGACGAAATGACTTCCAACCCGTCCGGTGGCTCCTAACACTAAAATTTTCATTACAAAAAACATCCTTTCGAATCCGATTGCAGAGCATGTTCTCCATCATAAAACAATCTTTGCAAGTCGTTGTATTCCTTCCTCAATCTGATCTTCATCCACTTTCGCAAAACCTAATATCCATCCTTTACGATGACTCTCCAGACAATATTTACTCAGCGGATACACACGCACGCCTTGATTAAGGGCCGCATTTGTCATCGCTTCTTCGTCAAATGAGGTTTCAGATTCAAGCAACATATGCAATCCCGTTTCCACACCACTTAAAGTAAAACGTGAGCTTAGCCCAGAAGCAACAATGGCTTTGGTCATGACTTCGTGTCTGCGTCGATATATGTTCCGAACTCTTCTCATATGGCGCATAAAATGACCACGCTCAATAAAATGAGTTAGCGTTAATTGTTCCATAATCGGCAGATGACGATAGGTTAATTCATGAACTTGGGTAAGGCGATCAATGGCTATTTTGGGGCCGATGATAGCGGATAGTCGAATGCCAGGTGCAACCATTTTGGAAAAACTCATCATATAAAGCGTATTCTGAGGTTGCTGACTAAATATAGTTGGAAGTGGATCTCCACGGTACCTAAATTCGCTATCGTAGTCATCCTCAACAATCCAATATCGATGATGAGCTGCCATGTGCATTAATTGTTGCCTGCGTGGCTCCGACATAATAACACCAACGGCGCATTGATGAGAAGGTGTGACAAATACGAGTTTTGTCTGTGGGTGAATATGATCTACACATAATCCATACTCATCGACTGGAACAGATTCGACTTGCATCCGGCGGTATTTCATCGCCATCCAAGCAGCAGGGAAGCCGGGATCCTCTACCGAAACTCTGTCTCCCTCACTTAATAGAGCCTGGGCAATTAAATCGATACTGTGTTGTGCACCTGAGGTTAACAAGATTTGATCAACATCGATATGAATGCCTCGTTCAAGTGACAAATAACGTTGAATCTGCTCTCTTAACGCCAGTAACCCTCTGGCATCGCCATAAGCCCAAATATCCAAATTAGGTTCAGTGGAAGCTTGTAAAAAAGATTGCCTCCAGGCTTTTGTGAAACTTTCATCCAGATAAGGCTCGTGGGGATTAAAATCAATTTCTATTTTGCGATTGTCTCTATTGCCAAACCAACTATGCAGATGACCAATCGATTCGTTTAGTGTAGGCAGTTCGGGCGGAATAGGCCCTTGCATCGTGACGTCTTCTGATGAACGAGGTGCATATGTCCAATCACTAACTCTTGTCCCGGCTCGTCGGGAGGTGACCGTATACCCTCGGCTGAATAATTCCTCGTACACAATCTGTATGGTTGACCGTGAAACACCAATTAATTGAGCAAGTTCGCGTGAGGGGAGTAGCAATTCGCCGGGTTGCCATTTCCCCGTTGTAATATTATGAATCGCTTGATCCAGAAGTTGCTGCCAGATAGGGCGATGGTCATTCCGATTAACTTTTAGCATTGATTCAACTCCAGTGCTCATGCTGACATTATGGGTTGCAGTCACTTATGTAGTTATGGATGTTTTTGGCAC belongs to Paenibacillus sp. FSL H8-0079 and includes:
- a CDS encoding benzoate/H(+) symporter BenE family transporter, producing MKTASPSLRGHDLISPVIAALISVIVNYGGTFILVFQAAKVAGLSPEMTASWIWSISIGVGVTGIWLSYRYKEPIITAWSTPGVAFLVSALAVTPYPEAIGAYMISAVGFIILGLSGMFERFVRLIPPGIASGLLAGILLQFGISAFGGAKVDPLLVIVLFAGYIVLRRFTSRYAIVGILAIGLIYLICMGKTDFSTIQLTVASPVFVVPAFSLNALLGVALPLFIITLTGQYMPGMLVLRNDGFKTSANPILAVTGLGSLLAAPFGSHAFNVAAITAAICTGKDAHEDSTKRYIAGIACGVFYIFVGIFGVTLAALFLILPATFIATLAGLALLGTIGGSLANALTDPKGRETALITFLATAANVTLLGVGGAFWGLFAGMMAHLLMNSKFPKIQFGSNR
- a CDS encoding SDR family oxidoreductase; the protein is MKILVLGATGRVGSHFVSNALRSNHHVTALVRSPEKVQINDDNFVLHQGNALVKEDIHHAIQGVDLIVSSLSTDGTTTLTQSMGHIVEVMAQERIKRIITIGTAGILESRTDPGLLRFQSPESKRKSTRAAEEHLEMYNILKASELEWTIVCPTYLFDGESLGKYRVERDYLPDGGTSISVIDTAEFAYQQLMSDEYVQSRVGIAY
- a CDS encoding PLP-dependent aminotransferase family protein, encoding MLKVNRNDHRPIWQQLLDQAIHNITTGKWQPGELLLPSRELAQLIGVSRSTIQIVYEELFSRGYTVTSRRAGTRVSDWTYAPRSSEDVTMQGPIPPELPTLNESIGHLHSWFGNRDNRKIEIDFNPHEPYLDESFTKAWRQSFLQASTEPNLDIWAYGDARGLLALREQIQRYLSLERGIHIDVDQILLTSGAQHSIDLIAQALLSEGDRVSVEDPGFPAAWMAMKYRRMQVESVPVDEYGLCVDHIHPQTKLVFVTPSHQCAVGVIMSEPRRQQLMHMAAHHRYWIVEDDYDSEFRYRGDPLPTIFSQQPQNTLYMMSFSKMVAPGIRLSAIIGPKIAIDRLTQVHELTYRHLPIMEQLTLTHFIERGHFMRHMRRVRNIYRRRHEVMTKAIVASGLSSRFTLSGVETGLHMLLESETSFDEEAMTNAALNQGVRVYPLSKYCLESHRKGWILGFAKVDEDQIEEGIQRLAKIVL